Part of the Mycolicibacterium mengxianglii genome is shown below.
TCAAGGACCAGGCCACCGCATCGTTCGGGTTCACGCCGCCGTTCCTGTGGCAGCACATGACCGGGCATTACACCAACATCTCCATCGAGACCGCGGGCAATCAGATCCGCGAGGCCAAGGGGATGAAGGTCAACATCGACATCAAGGATGTCCGGCTCGAAGACACCGGCACCTCCAGCGGCAGTATCGGCTCGCTCGTCGCCAACATCGCCTGGAGCTCGGACGGCATCAAGCAGACCGTGCAGGATGTCATCCCGCTGTTCGGCGGCATCGTCTCCAGTGTGACCACCAACCCGAACGACGGCACGATCCAGCTCGAAGGTGCTCTGGGCAGCGTCACCGCCAAGCCGCAGGTTGTCGACGGCGGGTTGTCGTTGCAGGTGTTGCAGGTGACCGGCCTTGGCTTCACGCTGCCCCGCGAGACCGTGCAGCCCGCGCTGGACGCGTTCACCGGTCAGCTGACCAAGAATTACCCGATGGGCATCACCGCCGACAGCGTCGAGGTCACCGATTCCGGTGTGCAGAGCCAGTTCTCATCGCACAACGCCAGCATTCCGCGTGGCGAGGAAGATCCGTGCTTCGCCGGGCTGTGACAGCCGGACGGTGACGGGACGGGGAGTGACGGCTAAGCGAGTTCGTCGAGCACAGCTCGCGAGGCCGACAACCCCAGGCGGGTGGCGCCGGCGTCCAGCAGAGCCGTCGCGTCGGCGGCGGTACGGATGCCGCCGCTGGCCTTGATCCCCAGTCTGCCGCCGACGGTATCCGCCATCACCGCGATGGCGGGTACCGAGGCGCCTCCGGCTGGATGAAAGCCCGTCGAGGTCTTGACGAAATCGGCACCGGCGGCTGCGGCGGCACGACATACCG
Proteins encoded:
- a CDS encoding LmeA family phospholipid-binding protein; translation: MTNPPQGPDDHNSWARPPQGAPQGPPPAQPTERIPHQGPPDPVTQHIPRSPMDDPTQATPQASPQWYPPPQNPYGGPQVSGAQPPAPPPEEKDGGILGWLKDPLSLALVLVIVVALAVAGVIGGELYARKRADEVVGAAVACIVKDQATASFGFTPPFLWQHMTGHYTNISIETAGNQIREAKGMKVNIDIKDVRLEDTGTSSGSIGSLVANIAWSSDGIKQTVQDVIPLFGGIVSSVTTNPNDGTIQLEGALGSVTAKPQVVDGGLSLQVLQVTGLGFTLPRETVQPALDAFTGQLTKNYPMGITADSVEVTDSGVQSQFSSHNASIPRGEEDPCFAGL